The following coding sequences lie in one Megalodesulfovibrio gigas DSM 1382 = ATCC 19364 genomic window:
- a CDS encoding tetratricopeptide repeat protein: MFRSVLALMSVCWLGCCWVAPVLAVETEEDYTVISIANQAIKAQQEKDLPTALELYTQVVNSRALDGGDHLLTYIFNNRGYIYLTRNDPASAIRDFTHSIDNAPDYVAFINRGNAYTMLGDDHKAIADYTEALRLRPTSARAYANRSFSWLNLGQNAKAQQDMAQAKRLDPKIDNLSIN; this comes from the coding sequence ATGTTTCGTTCTGTTCTGGCCCTGATGTCCGTTTGCTGGCTCGGCTGCTGTTGGGTCGCCCCGGTGCTCGCGGTGGAGACTGAGGAGGACTATACCGTCATCTCCATCGCCAACCAGGCCATCAAGGCGCAGCAGGAAAAGGATCTGCCCACCGCGCTGGAACTCTACACCCAGGTGGTGAACTCCCGGGCGCTGGATGGCGGCGACCATCTGCTGACGTACATTTTCAACAATCGCGGCTACATCTATTTGACGCGCAACGATCCGGCCTCGGCCATCCGGGACTTCACGCACTCCATCGACAACGCCCCGGACTATGTGGCCTTCATTAACCGCGGCAACGCCTATACCATGCTCGGCGACGACCACAAAGCCATCGCCGACTACACCGAGGCCCTGCGGCTCCGGCCCACCTCGGCCCGGGCGTATGCCAACCGCAGCTTCAGCTGGCTCAATCTCGGCCAGAACGCCAAGGCCCAGCAGGACATGGCCCAGGCCAAGCGGCTGGATCCCAAGATCGACAATCTCTCCATCAACTGA